The Lolium rigidum isolate FL_2022 chromosome 1, APGP_CSIRO_Lrig_0.1, whole genome shotgun sequence region ACTTAGTCCGGAGACTTCGTGTACGTAGGCCAGAGACTTCGGTCTTAATCTTCATGGTCCGGAGAGTCCGGTGTGAGTCGGCGAGGACGGAGACTCCGGTGTAGCTGCGCCTGGATTTTCTTCCATGCTTCCACGACCTCGGTTTTGAGTTCTCGAGCATCCGTGGCGTCCttcacttcctccgtacttggcgatgtatTCCTATCATGGTGATATATACGACAGAGGATGAAttagcataccattcatgagagacaattttaggcacgcataaaggagaagattcacctttgcgtgacgtgtcggcgttgacgcacatgatgcggtgaagaacgaaggtcgggctgcatcacatCCCCTCCCGGAACGCACACCCATGGGCGAATCTCCCCTTTAGGCAAGGCagccgccctaccttgatttttggtgaacaCGGTAACACTGATTTCGAGTCGAAAAAGAAACTAggtatttaaaaaaaaatacttATTACTACTTCACCACTACTAATAAAAGACCCAGAGGGTCTGATCCAACCAATCCTAGCCATTAATCCAGTCTATCTAACGTTCCAGGTCTATTCCGTGTTTTTTTCTCAGTTCTCTGTGAGGCCGTGATGCCGCCATTCCATCGCCGCTGTGGCCGCCTTACCGCCCCAGGCTCCCGTCGCATCCCTCCCAGGCTCCCAGCGCAGCGCTCCCACACTCCCGCCGTAGCCCTCCCCGGTGACCGCAGATATCTCACATGGGTGGAAGATGTGTTGAGCTCTCACCGGATCGGAAGCTCCCCTCCGTCCATCGTCGTGTTATCTGACCTGCAGCGGGATAGGTAAATCCTCCGGCTCCCTCCACTTCATGTTCTTCTCTTGTTGACTCAGTTCTGTACGAATGCTCATGTTAATTTTTTCTGCATCTGGATTTGGTTTTTGGTCAGGGCTTCCACACGATCTGGTTTGGTGTAAACTTGACTTTTTGTTTGAAGCTCTGTAAACTTGACTATTGGGTGTCCGCATGATGGTAGTGGATACAGAATTGCACATCAATCTATTAAACCACATTTGATGATTCAAATTTTATTGCAAAGCATATCGGATCCGTATTCCTAACATGGTATTCCCTCTCAATCCATACATCTGCACGTATTTCAGTCATTAGTTAACGCTTCATCCAAACACTATTCTTCAGAGTGTATTATTTTGCCAACACTGTATCCTGAAACGGGAGCTAAGCAATGTAGATTTTCTACATGCCACGAAATCAGAATGTTTTTTTATGAAGTTGTGGCATTGTCAATTCGACATTTGGTCACTGAGAAGTTGAGTCATGCCCACCTGCTATCGAACTTATTGTATACTCCGTACAAGTAAGCATTCTTCTTTGTATGTTCTCTAGCAACTCCTTTTCATGTTTCCATGATCGTCCCAAATGCTATCCTTAGAAGCCTATCATTTTTTACCTCTATCTAATGTTCCGCATATTTAACTCATGTATTTTTTTGATGTTTCCTTAAACAGTTCTTAATATACTTAGATGAAGTTATGTGCTAATGTTCAGTTTACTATGCACAAATCACCTAAGAGGattttcagaaatattgtatgtgGAGAGGGTTTGATCTGATCATTGGATTTTCTGATGCGGCAGGTTTTAAACCCATTACAAAAGCCTGGTTCAACTGCCTCCAGCCATTCTAGACCTTCCTCATTTGGGTACAAAGTACAGATGCTTTCAGGTATTTCAGGTATTGACATAGGTTTAGACGAGCATTCTCTATCAAATGTACAAAACTGATCTGTTGGGACCTTATATTTTATTCGTTCTGATTTGTGGGAACAATGTCTAAATTCCTAATGAAACTAGGTACCTTGGTGCAGTATAGGAATGTCATGAGGAGCTAAAATCACTTTTAAGGATATTTTCCCATTTTGTTCAAATAATTGTACGCACCCAAGAATACTTTTCCATGTATTGTGACCATATCAACTGGTGATTATACATGTTGCATATTTTACATTTCTTTAATTGCTGGAAAGTTTCAGACTACAAAATATGATGTTGTATTTCTGATAGCTTCTAAACAATTGATGTAGGAACTTTGGTTTACAATGCCCGGAAAGGTCAAAAGTAATACTACTGAACTTTCTGGTTATCTCATTCTTAATATTCAGAATGAACATCAACATGGAGGAAAGGGGAGGGAGCCATAGAgattacaaattttatattgctGACGCAATATTTATTCTGATATTTGGAGGCATGTTGATTCATAACATGTGGTAATTCAGGTTATCTGTATTCATAGTGAATTACAAGCTTTCCATCAAATCCTTGGTTGACATGATATATAACTTTACGCTTGGCATGCATTTAATTTAATATATACTTAGACATGCATTCAGTTCATTTAGTTATCATATGAACCAGAAATAAACACACCTGAATTTACTTTGATCTACTGTTGGTTACACCTAAACTTGTCTGAGCCAGATTTTCTATGTTCGCTTTGTCATCATAATCATCCCCCTCTCTATGCTATTGTTGTGATAATCTATGAGGTGCAAGGATGTGCTAGGCCTGAAGCTAGAATAAAATATCCGTTGGTAGGAAGTTGAAGTGTCATTAGTTCATAAAGGGATAAGTAAATAGTCGATATTCCATTTTCATCATCTGATTCTCATCAAGCATGAGAATTAAGGTGCTGGTCAAAGTGTTGAGTTGTAAAAGCTCCATGTATAATCTCTATCTCTATGTCTACTTGTCTACTACTTATATAAAAGCAAGAACTGTGTGGGATACATTTAATCTCAGCCGTTAAACCATCAAAACCCAAGTGCTCAGATCATTTCCATGTTGAGTACCTCAACATATTTAGCACCTCCCAGATCCGCTAAACATACAATTCCCCGCAAATACCGCCTTCGTTGGCCTCTGCGTGTTACTCAGATCACCTCCACCGAAGCTTCCCGTCGTTTCCCAATCACCATCGTCCTCTGCCGCACCTTCCTCAGCAGTCGCCCTCCATCCTGTCATTCTAGGCGGTCTTCCTCCACAGCCCGCGCGCCCCGCCATCCTGCTCTACCGTCACCGACGCTGCCGTCAAGGGCGTCCTTCTCTCCCCATCTGTCATCGAGGCCAGCTGCCGCGATCCAGTTATCGTCGACTGACGAAGCATGAAGGAAAATTGATGGCACTGTCCAGTACATGCTCCTTTCACACACGGTAGCTGACGACTGTTCGCACAACATGTACTTAAACGGTGCCAGATTGCATATAAAGTAATTGTGTGGCAACTGGTTTCAGCGTGAAGGGAAGATGTCTTCGGTGTTTTTATGTGCCTTGCAGTGTAGTCCTTTTGACGGCGCGGACGGGTGCTTGTCCGACTGGGATGTACACGAAGATAGCTCCGTAGAGGTCAACGTGTCGCCCCCGCCGACTCCCGACTGTTATGAGCATGCCGACCATGATGACCTCTTGGTCAGGCGGGATCTGCAGTGTCTCCACCCGTCAACGATTAACCTTTGCATTTTGGTTTAGATGCGCTATAAAAGTTATATAGTGTGGTTTAAATTTAATCATTCAAGGGCATGAGCAGCATGATATTTCCCCTTACACAAGGATCACTTGAAAGCAAATGATTTGATATATCTTTCCTTGAAATCCGGAAATTATATGATATCAACCTTTTACCTGTGTgcatttttgttttaattttagGAGCCAAGTTGATTATGTAAGATGGTCAGTATATTATATTAAATTAGGCTTATTGGTTCAAATATCATGGGTATTTCACATCCTGACTAAATATTTTCTGAAAAAAGTAGCAATATGCCAAGAAGGTAATACTTGGAGAGCACAAGTAACATGTTCCTAATCAGGCAACCATCTTTGATGCAGAGAATGATTTATTTGTGGACTGGAAGTCCTTGAAGATGGATGGATACAACAAATGCAGAGAACTACATGTTTTCCGGGCATAATGGAAATGTCAGAAGAAATGATTAACATTGTTATCTGCAGACAAATAAATGATGGTATGATTTTTGTTTTGGATCATTAATTAGAAGTTTCAGCCCATGTCATGAGTCATGATTAAGTTTGTAAAATTCTTGCTTATGATAGGACTGATATATTGCCAACAGTAGGTTGTTGCCAGTTAGGTGAAGAGTATTTATTATCAGGATGAGAGAAATAATTATATTTACCTTTCACGCTAAAACATTGTCTTGGATTTTTGTACAAAAGAATCTGACTGATGTTGCTCTTTGATCTATTACACTGTAATATAGACATGGGAGGGTACCTTAGAAAACTCTCCACCTCTTATGATTATGACAATATAATAATGCTCTACTTTGTCCACCACTTTAAACAACATTTGTGGTTTCTAGCTTTGCTATTTCTTTTGAGCACCAACAAGTGCAGGGGCAGTGTGCACTGCGGTGCAGGTTTGCCAAACCATTATTTTGTACATATACACTTCATTTCTAAAAGATACAAAGTATCAAATTTGGAGAGAGATTTATGTTCTTTCATGTGCCTATTGCAAGACTGACAGATTTCTTATTTGAATGGAAGGGTCCTTTGGATGACAGATAGAGTGCGGTGATATAAGGATGACATGGTATGGTTATGTTTGACAATCCAATAAGGGGATTTGTAACATATTTCTTTCATATGAATTTCGAGCTCTTAACATGTATGAGTGATCTGGCTAGATGATGCTCACCGATTTATTTTTGTTAATTTGAGGGTAATTCATCATAGTACTACATGAGGAAGaatatatattatttcattacTATTCTTTGCTATTTGTGTACCACACCATTATCGTGCTTCTGGTTGATGACCGCTATCAATGCAAAGTTTGTATACGCCATGTAAACCCCATTGCACTATGTGAGATTTATCTGTGTGATGGATTAGACTATTTTATAgctatttgtttcaaataaataagGAAAATATTTTCAAAAGTTTTCGAGACAGTACATATAACTTCACAATATAGAAAGTGTGACTTATTTAGTATGTGTATTTGCATTAAATAAGACGTACGTGGCACGTGCAAGCTTACAAGTGGTATCTAAAAATTCACCGCCTTACCTCATATTATTTCCTTTGCCACTTCGCACACCTGAACCGAATCGACGAGCAGATAGAAGCCACCAGAAAAGATACTTCCTccggtcttttttaattgactcgaatttagtacaaagttgtactaaatctgagtcaattaaaagagaccggagggagtatgttttttCTCTGCCCATAGGCTTCATCGGttgtttttcgatttttttttatagCACCCAAATAGGCGGTTGCTTGACATGGTACaaggaaaccaaaaaaaaaaaaaaaaacactaaccGACAGTACTAATCCTAGACTTGGACTAGGAAACTAATCAAACAGTACACGGACATCGATCGTTGGTGTGTGTGTGTCCGATCGAACTAGTGATGCAGGCCTTGAAGCAGACCTCTGTATCGGCTGACCTTGTCTCGGAGCTCTCCGTCCTCCAAGCTCCTGAACACCTGGAGCGCGcgtacgccggcggcggcggcgagcctgGGGCTGTTCCAGGGCGGATGGAAGCCGAGGTGGGCGGCGATGCGCTCCAGTCCAACGGGCAACTTCGGGCAGTCGGCCGCCATCCCGGCGACGTCGTAGACCTGGTCGCCCAGAAAGTGCCGCACGGCGCCGACGAACCCGGCCACGTCGTTCGGTAGCGGGCAGCCGCCGGTGACGATCTTGAGCAGGTAGGCAACGTGGTAGGCTCCCGTGTAGGTGACCCACGACAGGCCGCGCCAGTGCCCGATGAGGCCTGAGTAATTCAGCAGCATGGCGCCGAGGCTCCAGGCGTCGACGCCGTGGTTCGCGAACGTGTCGATGTCGAGGCCACGACCGGCGAGGTAGGCTAGGGAGTTCGCGTCGTGCGGATCAGAGTGGCGGCGGAAGTCCCGGAGGTTGAACTCCCAAGCTTCGGTCTTGCCGTCGCGGTCGCAGACGGCGATCCCGACCTGGAGCGGCTTGAGGGCGTCCACGTTGGACTTGAGGATGGGGTAGCGCTTCTCGTCGGTGAGGGCGTCTTGGTCCTTGCCGGGATGGTGGACGAGGCCCGGGTAGTGCACGTTGACGGCGACGTACCGGGCGCCCTCGGCAAAGTGACGGAGCCTGGCGGCCTCTTGGTGGAAGTTCCAGCCCCACACAGGGTGCACCAGGACGGGGACGTGTGGCGCCGGCATGGGGACGGGGCCTTGGAAAGAAGCCGGCGGCCGCGGAAACATCGAAAACATGACTCGACTGTGCGTTGCTGTTGTTTTGCTTTCGAAGATCTTCCGCTGCTATAGTGTCAACCTCTTCTGAAGTTGTGAGTACTCCGGCGGCGGAGTATATATAGTACTGTCTGAACAGTTGTAGCGGGAATCGGACACACGGTCCGGATCGGATGGTAATCGGTGAgcaaatctatatctatacctaataataaaggagctaaggtttctgccaaaccgttttgccctcccaccaaaacacATAATACTGCACAACTGCCACTCACGTACCGGTTCGTTTAGTTAAAACTCAGATAAACTCGCGCGAACGAAGTGGGCCTAGGAAAATATGGGCCGAGCGAGCGAGTCGTACGTGCCTCCGATCGACCACCCTCCTCGACCCCGCACCGCCACCGCGTCCATTGGCCATAAATAGGGCTGCAAACCTTCGATCAAACTAAACCAAATCTCTTGCTCAATTCGGTCCTCTTTGAGCACCGGCCGGCCGATCCCTAGCACGTCCCCGTCAGATCCGGATGGGACGCCATGAGAGGGGCAGATGCAGAGGAGGGGCGGCGGGAAGAGGCCGCAGTAGCAGCCCCGCGAGCGGCGGTGGCGACTGGGTAGGGGGCCGGAGATCCCGCCGGACTCGAGGAAGCTAAAGGGCGTCCTGGACGACCGCACCAAGGCCGAAATCTGAGCGACGGATTCGCGAGATTGCTGGTGCCCTACTAATGTTTTGCCTGACGCCGGCCCTGGCGATCACGCACGAGTCAATGCTGCCAACCGGGTAGGCAGCCCATCGACCCAGTTCCTATTCGCTCAGTGCGTCAGTAGTCAGATTCCCTAGCCGGCCGGCGACGTGCACTACCAGTCTGCCTCGCGTTACGATGGCTGGAGCACTTGCAATGTGGTCTTGCTTTGCTCTTTGCACTTCAGGATCGGTACCATATAGCTGTACCCCAATCTGATTGTTTGTTGTTTATTCTGAAACTCAACTCGAAGGAGCAGTACAGATATCGAGTGGGCCGTGGGAGCAGTTGCAGCAGATATATCTGCCATTCCCTTTTGTAACGGCCAACAATTGTGTAGAGATTGGAGCGATTTGGAACTCCTAATCGCTATCAAACTCTAAATTTATTCAATAAACGAATGAAGCGTTTTGGTCATCATCCACACCAAACTGATGGTCTGCAGATTTCTAATAGAAACATGCGAGGATTTTATGTTAAGTTATTGGCTTTCTCTCTCCCTTCATCTGCGAGTAAATAGTGCATATATTAGTGTTATTTCTTATCTGGGTTATTAGAACACATATCCGTCTTTTGATATGACTGATGAAATTCATGTTTCCAAATTGTTGCAAACTTCCATTAGCTTAAAGATAACATATTGTGTCGTGTCATCTATTTTTTAACTACATCTATGGGAGGCCAACGCTAGAGGAAAACACGGGTCAATCAATTATACGAAGTCAAATTATGAGAGTATCAAGTGTTTCAGATGAATTACGCCAGAAAACTAAGAAGCCAGGAGGTCATCTATCTGGGATTGTCTTGCTTTGCTCATGTAAGTTTAACCATATTAGACTATGTTGTCTAGCTCAAAGTTGTTATTGTTATTATTTTTTTAGAATTGTATTTTGAGTTTGTTGCCGAGAATGGCggcgccgtagcaacgcacgggtactgTGCTAGTCAATTTCTATGGGAAATACGGAGTCGCACAAGACAGTATAGAATCACATATGTACTATGTGTTAGAATTCACTACGATACCCTGTTTGGTTCAGATTAGAAGACTAACCGATTCGTTTTGGTGCCAGAAGAAAATAAGAGATGAGGCTTGTGGGCTCGTGCCGATCCATCGCATCGTTTCTGTTGGAATTTGTGGCTTTAATATTTTACATACTTACTACGTTACTAGcggaatgcccgcgcgttgctgcgcatTTAAAATAATATAaccacactagtagaaacaagggctttggttttttgctccaaagagcttttgcaccggatttggcacgaaccggtgcgaaaagggtcattagcaccggttcgtgcgttctggacgtccagggggcattagcaccggttcgtgcgggatctttagcaccggttcgt contains the following coding sequences:
- the LOC124654441 gene encoding probable CCR4-associated factor 1 homolog 11; the encoded protein is MPAPHVPVLVHPVWGWNFHQEAARLRHFAEGARYVAVNVHYPGLVHHPGKDQDALTDEKRYPILKSNVDALKPLQVGIAVCDRDGKTEAWEFNLRDFRRHSDPHDANSLAYLAGRGLDIDTFANHGVDAWSLGAMLLNYSGLIGHWRGLSWVTYTGAYHVAYLLKIVTGGCPLPNDVAGFVGAVRHFLGDQVYDVAGMAADCPKLPVGLERIAAHLGFHPPWNSPRLAAAAGVRALQVFRSLEDGELRDKVSRYRGLLQGLHH